In Synergistota bacterium, the genomic stretch TGGATTGATCTCTTTTATCAGCATTACACATTTTTACTTTCTTCTTACATTTTACGGGCTTACCATTATAGGATATGTTTTCTTCCGATTAAAAATTAAACCTATAATATATGAAAAGATTGCCATAAGCAATTTATTATTTCCTTTCATAGCCTCTTTCATTTTCTTAGTTTTACCTGAGCTTATAAATTATAAAAACCCCTTCCTATCAGCTTCTGGCTTTATTTTTCTCGCTTCTGGTGCTCGCAACCTATCCCAGCTAATCATAATGCAGTTAACTTTTAAAAACCTCAAGCTTACCAGACATATCAAGCTCTTTCTAAACTTCGTTATAGTTTCAGGAACGGCACTCCTTCTTATAAAAAGCCTTAATCTAAGCAAAACACTAGAAAGGTTATCCTTCCTTGTATTAAAGCTTGGTATATTCATAATAGCTATTCAAGTGTTGCTCTATAAAGAAGACATTCTCTCCCTCTTACCGGATATAGATGTGGCTTTCTATAAGAAGTTAAAGCTTCTTTTTAGAAGGTTCTACTTCTTATTTTTAATTTTCGTCTCACTTGTGGGCGGCTTCTGGATCACAGGCTATGAGGAAATCTCGATATCGCTTTTCTGGAGGTTTTTAGGGTTAACTAGCTTTATAACTGGACTTTCAATTATTCATCAAGCTATAGCTAAAGCAATAAAACAAAACGAAAATCTGGCCTTTCTATCTAAAGAAGCGTATCTTCTATGGCTATACTTTGAGGTTATTTTAAGCTTTCTTATAATCTCAAAGCTCTTGGGGGTGTATAAGCTACTCTCATCCTGGCTCAACTTACAGCTTATAACTATAGGAGAAACTCCCCTTTACCTTTCACAGCTTATAGAGGCAATACTTATAGGAACCCTCTTCTATCTTTTAGCTTTACTATTACGAAAGTTAATAGAAGTTAAAGGGGACGTGGTCACAGATAGTCCAGAGCTTCGTAAGATAATATCGAAAGCCTCTTTCTATACTATTATATTCATTGGCTTACTTGCCTCTCTAAGAGCACTAGGAGTAGGTCCCTCTATCTTAGCAGTCTTCGCGGGAACACTAGGCATAGGATTAGGGCTTGGGCTTCAGGACTTAGCAAGAAATATAGTAGGAGGGATATTGATATTCATGGAAGGGCATTTCAAATTAAACGACATAATATCCATAGAAATAAACAGTAGCTCACCTATTACAGGGAAAATAACAAAAATTGACTACAGATGCGTAACCTTGAAAACTTTCGATAATACTGAGGTTATAGTTCCCTCTTCCCTCCTGGCTTCTAACATGGTCATGAACTGGACCAAATCAGACCCCATTGTTAGAAGAAAAATCACCCTTGGAGTATCTTACAATTCAGACCCAAGACATGTAGAAAGGGTTATATTTGAAGAGGTTAAAAAACACCCCGATGTGCTTCCAGATCCTGAACCAATGGTCCTATTCCGAGAGATTGGAGAAAACTCTCTTATATTCGATATCTACTTTTGGGTAGATCAAAATAAAGCAAATCCTTTAAAGGTAAATTCCGATTTAAACTTCAATATATGGTACAGATTTAAAGAAGAGGGGATAGAGATACCCTATCCCCAGATTGACATTCATCTAAAATGATGACTTACAGCTCACCGCTAATACCGCTCTCCATGAACTTAATTAAAAGCGTTATCGCTTCATTCGCACCAACCGAAATGCCGTACTTCTTACCTCGTGAAACTACCTCACCATTTATGGCATCTATCTCCGTCCTTCTTTTATTTAATATATCCTGAAGCATAGAAGATCTGTTCCTCGCGGTCCTTCTTGCCACTTCAAGAACCACATTTTTCATCTCTTCTGTATCAAAACTGTACCCTTCCGCTTTAGCAACCAGACACGCTTCCTCTACAAGAAGCTCACTTAAAGCTTTAAGATTTGGATCTTCTGGAATCCTCCCGTTCAACACCTTTGCTATAGCTGTTATTGGATTTATACCAACGTTTATGATCAGCTTTCGCCAAACGTTTCTCAATGGATCATCAACAAGAATAGGAGCAAGACCTGCTTTTTCAAAAAGATCCCTAATTTCGATAACCTTCTCCTCATTCACCTGCCCAAAGGGACCAAACGTGGTTTCTCCCCTTCCAGCATACCTAACCTTTCCAGGGCCTAATAGAGTCGCTCCAGCGGTCGTAGTCCCACATAACACCCTATCTTTGCCAACTATTGAAGCTATCTTTTCTGCATTGCCCAACCCATTTTGAAGAGTTAAAAAAAGGGTATCCATACCGACAAGAGGTAAGGAAAACTTAACAGCTTCTTCAGTAACATAGGACTTAACAAAAATTATCACTAAATCTACTTCTCCCACGTTTTGAGGATTAGTAAAAGCCCTAACTTTAAAGATTCTCTCCGTGCCATCTAACCACTCTACCTTAAGACCTTCCTCGTTTATCCTCTTGACATGTTCCTCCCATACATCTATCAAGTTAACCTCTGCCACCTGAGATAAGCAAGCACCGTAAACGCTTCCCATAGCTCCAGCGCCTACTACAGCTATCCTCTTCATGAGCCAAGATACTCCTCCTTAAGGGTTCTTAAAACATCTTCATTCATAGAAAAGCTATGCTCAGATGTTGGAAAAGCTCCCCCTTTAACCTCATCACGATATTCCACAAGAGCTTTAAGTATAATTTCATAAAGATTTACATAAGACTTGACAAACTTCGGTCTAAAGCGCTTGAACAATCCCAAAAGATCGTGAAGAACAAGAACTTGACCATCGCAGTTAGGTCCAGCTCCGATACCTATAGTCGGAACCGACACCTTTTTGGTTATTATCTCAGCGAGACCTGAAGGGACACACTCAAGAACTATCGAGAAAACACCAGCTTGCTCCAAAGCTATAGCATCCTCAATTATCTTCCTAGCAGAATCGATGTCTTTCCCTTGAACCTTAAATCCACCAAGAAGACTCACGCTTTGAGGTGTCAGACCTATATGCCCCATAACAGGTATGCCTGCTTTAACTATAGCTTCCACCTTATCAGCGACCCTCACTCCTCCTTCAAGCTTAACAGCATCAACCCCTCCCTCTTTCATTATCCTTCCAGCGTTTTTAACAGCCTCTTGTGGGCTTATTTCATAGCTTAAGAAGGGCATATCTCCAACTACAAAGACAGTGCTATTGCCTCTCATAACACATTTACAATGATAAATTATCTCCTCTAAAGTTACAGGAACGGTAGATTCATGTCCTTGAACAACCATTCCAAGAGAGTCTCCAACAAGAATAATATCTATTTCCGCTTCATTAACTATTTGAGTCATCGGATAATCATAGGAAGTTATCATCGTTATCTTCTCGCCCTTTCTCTTCTTCTCAAAGAGATCTGGTATGGTTACTTTTTTACGCAAGCCTATCACCCCCATAGAAACATTATACCAAATTAAAATATAGAAGCTAAAGCATTTTTAAGACTATTTTCTATTAAAAAGATAAGCCCATTCAGAGAAATACATGGATCGGCTTCCTTAATAGAAGTTAGAAATTCGACATGATCTCTTCCCTTTCTATAATCCGGTTCACGAGGAGGATGCTTTAAACTTCCGCTAATAAGCTCTAAATCCAAACTATAGATGAGGGAAAGCTGGTATAAAATCAAATCCTTTGAAGAGTAAAGAGAAACTCCCCCTATCTTCCTATCCCCGTAAGCGATATCTCCCCAACCCCTTTCCTCAACATCTCTTAATCCAGCTTTCCTTAAGGCAGAAATAACAGCATCATTGATAAAACTTATCCATTCTCGAGGAAAGATATCCTTTTTTGAGGTTTTTCTCAATGCCACACTAATTACAATAGTTCCAGGATATAAAACAACGCTACAGCCTCCTCCTAGCCTTCTCTTTATAGGAAGGCAAGAGCTTTCTTTAACCTCCTCTTCTTCTTTCGAAAACCTTCCTAAAACTATAAAAGCTGAAGATGGTATCCATATACGAAATGCCCATCGCGCTCCCATATATATGCTTTTTAAAAGAAACCCATCAACGTAATCACTAATTACCATACTTTTCCTCTGTAATGGCTCTTTATCCAGTTAATGTCTCTCTCGATTTGCGCTTTTAACTCTTCAAGACCTTGAAACTTTCTCTCTCCTCGCACTCTACATAGTATCTCAACTTTAATTCTTTCTCCATATATGTCTCCATTAAAATCCATGATGTGAACCTCCACTCTCTTCTCCATCGAAACTCCAGAAACTGTAGGCCTTGTACCAATATTCATAGCGGAAAGATATCTTTTACCTCTTACCTCAGAAAAAACGGCATATACACCATCAGCTGGTATAAGCTTCTCCGAAGGCATCAAAAGATTAGCAGTAGGGAAACCTATCTTTCTTCCGAGAGCATCTCCTTCTACAACCGTCCCTGTAAAAAAGTAATTTCTTCCTAGGAGAATTGCCCCCTCTTCAACTCTACCACTTCTTATAAGATCCCTTATTATCGTACTTGATACTATTCTACCCATGACAACCTTCGGCGGAATTACCTCTACAACGATCTTTCTCTCCTCTGCGAGCCTCTTTAAGAGACCTGCCGTTCCCCTTCCTCCCCTCCCAAAGGTAAAGTTAAAGCCTACAGAAATAAATTTAGCATTAAGATTAGTCACTAAAACGTCTTCAAAAAACTCCTCTGGAGCCATTGAAGCAAGCCTTACATCAAAGGGAAGCTCTATAATTTCATCTACCCCCAGCTGAAGAAGCAGTTCTTTCTTCTCTTCATCAGTAGTAAGAAGCTTAAAATCTTCTCCTTTAAAAAACCTCTCAGGATGTGGAGAAAAGGTCAAAACGGAAACTTTTAAATCACTCTCTCTACCCCAAGATAAAGCTCTCTCTATAACCTCTATATGTCCCAAGTGAACCCCATCAAAGGCTCCTATAGCTAAGGACCTCACAGCTTAAACACCCTTATAGGCCTTAAAAGACCTTCTTCGCTTTGAGCTATAGCTATTAAAGTTCCTGTATAAAAGATTCCTACCAATCCCCCATAATCCTCGCTGGCTTCTATATTCATACCGTTCAAAAGCTTTCGAGCTTCTTCCTTAGAAACCTCCTTAATAGGCATTATCATCCTCACAGCCTCTTCGTTACTCAACATAGCCTGAAGGAGCTTTTCCCTATTCCATGGTGTAGAAGCACCTTCAACGCTAAACGGCCCTATCTTGGTTCGTTTCAAGGAGTATAAGAAAGCTCCGCACCCTAAGGTATCCCCTATATCTTCTATCAGCTTCCGAACATAGGTTCCCTTAGAACATCTCAATCTAAAAGAAAACTTTGGAAAATCTCCAATTTCAAAAGAAAGCACCTCAAACTCGTATATATAAATCTCTCTTGGCTCTACCTCGATACCATCTAAGCCCTCTCTCGCATACTCATAAAGCCTCTTTCCGCCTATCTTAATAGCAGAATAAAGCGGAGGAACCTGTTTCATCCTTCCCTTAAAACCATTGATTACCTCTAAGAGAGCATCGAGATTAACCTTTTGAGTATTAACTTCTAAGACTGTTCCTCCCCTGTCTCCCGTGCTGGTTTTCACTCCCAAAATGGCTTCTCCAATATACTCTTTATCAAGCTGAAGCAAAAAAGGAACGAGTTTAGTAGCAGAATTTAAGCACACAAGAAGCAAACCTTCAGCATGAGGGTCTAGCGTTCCTGTATGACCAGCCTTCTTCACACCAAGGGCACTCTTAACCTCTTCAAGGCAGTCAGTGGAGGTAATAAGAAGGGGTTTATAAACTTTAACTACTCCTTCCATTGATATATCTCTTTTATAGCTTCAAAAATAAGCCTCCTCGCTCCATCAAGGTCAGCATCCAAGGTACACGCCGCAGCCATATCATGTCCTCCTCCACCAAAGCAAGAAGCAATAAACCTCACCTTTACATTTTCATCATTAGAGCGTAAACTTGCTCTTACTCTCCCGTCCATCATCTCTCTAAATAGGATAACCATCTTAACTCCCTCAGCCATTCTAAGAAAGTGAATAAATCCCTCAGACTCTATAGCATCGAAACCGTTCTCTCTAAGCTTACCCTCAGAAAGCGAGCTCCAAATAACCTTGCCATCGAAAGCGAGCTGTGCCCTTTCTAAAACCTCTCCTATAGCCTTAAGAAGCTTAAAGGGCTTATTCTCATAAAGATGCCGTGTTATCTTTACCTTATCAGCACCCCTTGAAAGTAAATCGGCAACTATCCTGTGGGTCCTAGGAGATGTGGAATTGTAACTAAACCTTCCGCTGTCAGTAACTATAGCGACATATATAGCGTCAGCTACCTCTGGGGTTATCAGGTTTTCCTCCTCTATTAAAACCTCGTAAACAAGCTCCCCTGTCGCAGAAGCGGAGGGATCTATAAGATTTATGTTTCCGTAAAGCCTATTATCGATGTGATGATCTATATTTATTATATAACCCCCTAAGCTACTTAAATCAAAACCGTTCCAAATCCGTTCAGGATTAGCTGTATCAAGAAAAATATATAAGTCGAAATCCTTTAATATAGAACTATCAATCCTTTTAATTCTCTGACTACCTGAAAGGAATCCATAAAGCTTCGGGAGACCATCAGGAGAAAACATCTCTACCCTTTTCCCAAGCCTCTCTATACCTAAGCCCATAGCCAATAAACTTCCAATGGCATCTCCATCAGGCCTCTCATGAGATATAACAGATACACTATTAGCTTGCTTTATCCTCTCCATTATCTCCTTCGTCGTCATTCTCTTTTCCATCTTTTCTCGACACCTCAGACAAAATCCTCTCTATGTGAAAGCTATAATCTATTGACCTATCTTCCTTAAATACTATCTCAGGAACTATCCTAAGCCTTAACTCCCTACCTAACTCTCTTCTTATAAAACCTTTGGCGCTCTGGAGACCATCCATAACTTCAACCGGATCTGGAACACCATATATGCTAACGTAAACCCAAGCCCATCTTAAATCTTTAGAAACCTCAACCTTAGTTATACTAACCCCCTTAACCCTGGGATCCTTCAAATCCCTTGATATAAACTCACCAATAAACCTTTTTATCTCCTGTTCAACACGCTTTAGCCTAAATACCTGACTCATCTTCTATCCCTTCTTTCACGGTTCCTATAAGATTTCGATTGACCAGTTTTCAATCCATATGTTACCTTCCTTTTCAATAAAGGACAGAACATTGTTAAGAGCATTATCAAGAAAGGCCTTCTCGTTTCCAACCATCGCTATTCCCAAGACGCACTCTTTCCACTTATCGTTTTCCCCAACCTCTGCAACAGAAACATTAAAGGTATTTCTTAACCTCGCTATTATCCTTTGAATACAGGCTCTTTTCTCCTTAAGGGTCTTAGCGGAAAAGAGCCTAAGCTGAACCTCAAGTATGCCAACAAACATATCTATTTAACTTAAAGAGTGGTTCTCCTTACCTCTCTTACCTCAAAGGCCTCTATTATATCTCCCACCTCAAAATCAGAAAAGCCATCTATCCCTATACCACATTCGTAGTCCTTCGCTACCTCCTTAACATCATCTTTAAACCTTTTAAGGGAGGAAATCTTCCCTTCGTAAATAACCGATTCCTTCCTCTTAACTCTAACATTAGCATTTCTAACAATAGTGCCATCCAAAACATAACAACCTGCTACTTTACCACCTCTAACCTTGAAAATCGCCCTTACCTCGGCCTTACCTAAGAAGACCTCTTCATACTTAGGTTTAAGCATACCTATCATTGCAGCCTTTATATCCTCTTCTACGTCATAAATTATCTGGTAAAGTCTTATCTGTATACCTTCTTTTTCAGCCTCCTGCTTAGCATTAGGTTCAACCTTAACATTAAAGCCTATTATTATAGCCTCAGAAGCAGAGGCAAGCATAACATCGTTTTCATTGATATTACCTATGCCTCCGTGAATACACTTAACCTTAATCTCCTCGGTGGAAAGCCTCTCCAGAATAGGTACCAAGGCATCAAGCTCCCCTTGAGCATTGGTCTTTATAACCAATCTAAGCTCCTTAGCCTCCTCTTCCTTGGCCTGCTTAAGAAACTCTTCCAAGGTAATCTTTCTCGGCCTTGTAGAAAGCCTCTTCTCCCTAAGCTCCTCGAAATAGGCCTCCACCGCCTCCTTAGCTTCCTTTTCACTCGCAACAACCCTGAAGCTATCACCGGCCTCGGGAAGGGAATTTAGACCTATTATTTCCACAGGCATAGAGGGACCAGCTTCATTTACCTGCCTTCCCTTGTCATCAAGCATCGCCCTAACTCTACCATAAGCAGTTTTAGTTAATATAACATCTCCTCTTCTTAATACTCCCTTTTTAACTATAGCGCTTGCAACCGGTCCTTTTCCCTTATCAAGCCTTGATTCCAAGATATACCCTTCCGCAGGAACGTTAATCTCAGCCTTAAGCTCTAGATATTCAGCCAAAAAAATTATCATATCTAGAAGCTCCTCTACTCCCATACCCTTCTTAGCGGACACCTCAACGCAAATTGTATCTCCGCCCCATTCCTCAGGAATCAATCCAATTTCAGAAAGCTCCTTTTTAGTCTTCTCCACATTAGCACTAGGCTTATCTATCTTATTTATAGCCACTACTATAGGAACACCAGCTGCTCTTGCATGATTAACAGCCTCTATCGTTTGAGGCTTAACCCCATCATCAGCAGCAACAACAAGGACAGCTATATCTGTAACCTGAGCTCCCCTAGCTCTCATCTTAGTAAACGCCTCGTGCCCAGGTGTGTCTATAAAAACTATCTTTTTGCCTCCTCGCTCTACGACAGAAGCTCCTATCTTTTGGGTTATTCCTCCAGCCTCTTTCTCAGCAACATTGGTTTTCCTTATAGTATCAAGAAGCGTAGTTTTACCATGATCAACATGTCCCATAACTGTAACCACAGGAGGTCTTGGCTCAAAAATTATAGGCTTCTCTTCCTTTTTCACAATCTCTTGAACGCCAGAAATCTCTTCCTTCTTCTCTTCAACTATCTCTTCCATCCTTTTCCTTTCCTCAAGCAGCTCCTCTTCTATGATCTTAGCCACCTCTGTATCTATCGTGCTCATATGAGTTTTTACCTCCACACCAAGGTCCTTCAGTCTGTCCATAAGCTCCTTTGTAGAAAGGCCGATCATCTTCGCTAACTCGTAGACCCTTATTTTGCTCAAAGTCTATCACCCCCTGAGCCATCCTCGAATCCGTCAAACCGAGGACGCTACAACTTTCCCTTCCTACAACCCTCCCCATATCCTCTTTAGAGTTAACCCAAATAACTCCGATTTTCGACTCTTCAGAAAACCTTATCATCTCCTCTCTAACCGCTCTTCCTGCATCCTTAGCAAGAATAATAAGGCAAACCTTACCTCTCTTTAAGGCCGCAAGTGTCGCTTTCCTTCCTATAGTAAGCTTATTAGCCTTTCGGGCAAAGCCCACTAGGGTCTTCCAATCCATCTCTCCTCTTAGCAATCAGTCTTTCAACTTCTTCTATTATAGATCTATCTAACTCATTTATCTTCAAGCTTCTCTGAATCGCCTTCTTTTTCAAAGCTTTTCCAACGCAATCGGAATTAAAACAGACATAAACACCCCTACCGCTTTTCTTCCCAGAAACATCAAGGGAGATACCCCCATCAACTGTCCTAACTATTCTTAGCATTTCACCTTTCGGTTTTTTCTCTCCACAACCAACACAGGTCCTGATCGGGACATGCTTAGCCCTCATAGACCTTAAGCTCCTCCTCAAACGGCTTTATATCTATTCTCCAACCCGTCAACCTAGCAACAAGACGAGCATTTTGCCCTTCTCTTCCTATAGCTAAGGAAAGCTGTTCTGGAGGAACCCATATCCTCGCTCCCTTTTCCTCTCCTTCTATTCTTTCAATTTTAATGACTTTTGCCGGACTTAATGCATTGGCTATAAAAATCAAAGGATCAGAACTCCAAACCACTATATCTATTCTCTCACCAGAGAGCTCTCTACTTATCGCTTGAACCCTCGCCCCTTTAGCTCCAACACATGCACCTATGGGATCAACATTTGGATCGTTTGACCACACGGCCACCTTAGATCTCGCTCCAGGTTCCCTAACAACAGCTTTTATATCAACAACTCCATCATGAACCTCCGGAATCTCAAGCTCAAAAAGCCTCTTTAACAAACCCGGATGAGTTCGAGAGACCACTATTTTAGGCCCCTTTGTGGTCTTCCTCACTTCGAGAACATAAAACTTAAAGGCCCTGCCAGGATCATATTCCTCAGTGGGAATCTGCTCCTGAAGAGGCAATATAGCTTCTGTCTTACCAAGATTAATCATAACTTGAGCCTTATCCTTTCTGTATATGGTGCCCGTAACTATATCCCCAACTTTTCCCCTAAACTCCTCATATACTACCTCTCTTTCAACTTCCTTCAGTCTCTGAACAATAACCTGCTTAGCAGTTTGAGCCGCTATCCTTCCAAAATCGTGAGGCGTTACCTCTATTCTAACCACAGACCCCTCAATAGGGCTCTCCCCATGCTCAACTGCTTCATCTATAGAAATCTCTAAACGAGGATCTTTAACCTCTTTAACTACTCTCTTTAAAGCAAAAACTTTTATTTCTCCATCGGTAGGATCTATATCAATTTCGATATTATGAGAGCTACCGAAATGTTTTTTGTAAGCAGATACTAAAGCTGCCTTAAGCATATCAAAAAGAATATTCTTACTGATACCTTTCTCCTTCTCTATCTGTTTTATCACTCTTATAAGCTCCTTACCCACGTTCTCCTTTCCTCCCTTTTTTCGCTTCCACACTCCAATCCTTAACCACAAGTTTAGCTTTGTTTATATTCTCAAAAGCTATCTCTACATCTCCTGAGTCGGTTTCTATGACAACGCTAGTATTCCCTGCGGCCTTTATCTTTCCAGTAAAGTTTCTTCTTCCCTCTATAAAAACGTTTGTATTAATTTTAACGATCTCTCCCTTAAAGCGCTCATAATCTTTCATCTTAAATAGAGGCCTTTCTATGCCTGGAGAGGAAACCTCAAGAAAATATCTCCCCTCTATAAGGTCTATCCTATCTAATATGGGATCTATAGCCTTACTAACACGTTCACAATCTTTAAGAGATACCCCCATAGGTGAATCTATATAAACTCTAAGGACCCTTCTCCCGCTTTCAGTGACCAACTCCACACCTAAAAGCTCGACTCCCTCCCTTTCAACGACACTTTGAATTTCCTCCTCAATCCTTCTAGCTAGACCCTTTAGATCCATGATCTATATCACTCCCTTAAAAACAAAAGAGCGGGGCTTTCCCCACTCTTTTGCAAATCTACACTTAAAGTATAACACCTTAATCCTATTTTTGCAAGAGAGGGACTAAAAAGGCATATATTTTATCCTAAAATCTAATAGTATTTTAACCAACTTATCTTTAACTGCCCTTAGCTCCTCATCTGAGCCCTTCTTTATTAAAATTCCATCTACCGTAAGCTTCCCCTCCTCAACCCTTATCTGAAAGGGCTCAAGATCCACCTTAAAGGCTTTATCAAGCTTAGATGCAAAATCGCTAGCCTCCTCCTTCGAGGAAGCCTTATAAAGAAGAACATCTTCAGCATATACGCTTAATCCATCCTCCCCGACCTTTATAGGTACGTAATTTGCGGCTTTCCTTCTATCTATTTCTATGCCCTTATCCTTTAGACACTTGTGTATATATACCGCTCTATCCTTTAACTCGGGATGACTCATCATTATACCGTAGTCTCTTGGAGGCTTAGTAAGAGAAAGAGCATAAAGTCTCTCGATAATCGTTAAAGCAGAAACTGGATTATAACCAGCTTTAAGTAAGAGCTCTATTGACCTGAGGTCCGCTTCTTCCTCATACTCTCTGCTATATTTGTTTAAGACAGCCGTCTGTATCAAGTTCGGTAGCAGTACTCCAGCGGTCGTCCTAGTAAGCAAAGCTACAGCAAGAGAATACACCGTCATCCTCTGTGCTGCAGCTACTTGCTTTAAGGCATGCCTATATTCTATGTGAGCTATCTCGTGAGCTATAACAGCAGCCAGCTCTGAATCGGTTCTCACGAAGTTAAGCATTCCAGAAAAAACATATATATAACCGCCTGGAATAGAGAAAGCATTAATATCTTTCTTAGCTATGACCTTAAATTTATAATCTATGTCTTTACGGCTAGAATGACGAGCTAATGAGTAGCCAACAGACTCAACGCGGGAAACTTCAACAGGGTTCTTAACAAGGGGGAATTCCTTCTCCACTTCCTTAGCTATATTATCCCCCATTTTAACCTCATCAACTGTTGCACCGAAAGCAGAATTAAACCAGAGAAAAACAACAGAAACAAGGATTAAAAATACCCTTCTCATTTGCGCTGGTCTATAAATCTTGGCTCTTGAACCTTAGAGGAGTTATAATATTCAGCTATCGCTCTTTTCCCCTCCCGAAGGCCTTTTAAAGCCTCTTTTACCTTCTCGATCTCCAAAGAGAGCTTCTCCCTCGACCTGTTCTCCACCTCAAGAATCCTTAAAACTTTGCCTTTTATAAGGTCTAAAATCTCCTCCACCTTCTCCCTGATATCCTTAGAGAGAAAATCCAAAAGCCTTGCCCTATCTTGAGAACGCTCCACAACGCCAGAAAGACCGCTTTGGACTTCCTCAAGCTCCTCGTTTAATTTATCCTGCTCAGATATAATAGTTTGTTTCCTGCTTATAACCCTAAGCAATCCCTCTATATCAGACTCCTCTATCCTTTTTTCCTGCTCATT encodes the following:
- a CDS encoding YlxR family protein; amino-acid sequence: MRAKHVPIRTCVGCGEKKPKGEMLRIVRTVDGGISLDVSGKKSGRGVYVCFNSDCVGKALKKKAIQRSLKINELDRSIIEEVERLIAKRRDGLEDPSGLCPKG
- the infB gene encoding translation initiation factor IF-2, with product MIGLSTKELMDRLKDLGVEVKTHMSTIDTEVAKIIEEELLEERKRMEEIVEEKKEEISGVQEIVKKEEKPIIFEPRPPVVTVMGHVDHGKTTLLDTIRKTNVAEKEAGGITQKIGASVVERGGKKIVFIDTPGHEAFTKMRARGAQVTDIAVLVVAADDGVKPQTIEAVNHARAAGVPIVVAINKIDKPSANVEKTKKELSEIGLIPEEWGGDTICVEVSAKKGMGVEELLDMIIFLAEYLELKAEINVPAEGYILESRLDKGKGPVASAIVKKGVLRRGDVILTKTAYGRVRAMLDDKGRQVNEAGPSMPVEIIGLNSLPEAGDSFRVVASEKEAKEAVEAYFEELREKRLSTRPRKITLEEFLKQAKEEEAKELRLVIKTNAQGELDALVPILERLSTEEIKVKCIHGGIGNINENDVMLASASEAIIIGFNVKVEPNAKQEAEKEGIQIRLYQIIYDVEEDIKAAMIGMLKPKYEEVFLGKAEVRAIFKVRGGKVAGCYVLDGTIVRNANVRVKRKESVIYEGKISSLKRFKDDVKEVAKDYECGIGIDGFSDFEVGDIIEAFEVREVRRTTL
- a CDS encoding L7Ae/L30e/S12e/Gadd45 family ribosomal protein, which codes for MDWKTLVGFARKANKLTIGRKATLAALKRGKVCLIILAKDAGRAVREEMIRFSEESKIGVIWVNSKEDMGRVVGRESCSVLGLTDSRMAQGVIDFEQNKGLRVSEDDRPFYKGAYGQTEGPWCGGKNSYEHDRYRGG
- a CDS encoding ribosome maturation factor RimP, giving the protein MDLKGLARRIEEEIQSVVEREGVELLGVELVTESGRRVLRVYIDSPMGVSLKDCERVSKAIDPILDRIDLIEGRYFLEVSSPGIERPLFKMKDYERFKGEIVKINTNVFIEGRRNFTGKIKAAGNTSVVIETDSGDVEIAFENINKAKLVVKDWSVEAKKGRKGERG
- a CDS encoding flagellar protein FlgN, which codes for MQDKERRIIEILEKELELYNMLESLVNEQEKRIEESDIEGLLRVISRKQTIISEQDKLNEELEEVQSGLSGVVERSQDRARLLDFLSKDIREKVEEILDLIKGKVLRILEVENRSREKLSLEIEKVKEALKGLREGKRAIAEYYNSSKVQEPRFIDQRK
- a CDS encoding M48 family metalloprotease, with the translated sequence MRRVFLILVSVVFLWFNSAFGATVDEVKMGDNIAKEVEKEFPLVKNPVEVSRVESVGYSLARHSSRKDIDYKFKVIAKKDINAFSIPGGYIYVFSGMLNFVRTDSELAAVIAHEIAHIEYRHALKQVAAAQRMTVYSLAVALLTRTTAGVLLPNLIQTAVLNKYSREYEEEADLRSIELLLKAGYNPVSALTIIERLYALSLTKPPRDYGIMMSHPELKDRAVYIHKCLKDKGIEIDRRKAANYVPIKVGEDGLSVYAEDVLLYKASSKEEASDFASKLDKAFKVDLEPFQIRVEEGKLTVDGILIKKGSDEELRAVKDKLVKILLDFRIKYMPF
- the nusA gene encoding transcription termination factor NusA, translated to MGKELIRVIKQIEKEKGISKNILFDMLKAALVSAYKKHFGSSHNIEIDIDPTDGEIKVFALKRVVKEVKDPRLEISIDEAVEHGESPIEGSVVRIEVTPHDFGRIAAQTAKQVIVQRLKEVEREVVYEEFRGKVGDIVTGTIYRKDKAQVMINLGKTEAILPLQEQIPTEEYDPGRAFKFYVLEVRKTTKGPKIVVSRTHPGLLKRLFELEIPEVHDGVVDIKAVVREPGARSKVAVWSNDPNVDPIGACVGAKGARVQAISRELSGERIDIVVWSSDPLIFIANALSPAKVIKIERIEGEEKGARIWVPPEQLSLAIGREGQNARLVARLTGWRIDIKPFEEELKVYEG